A region of the Larimichthys crocea isolate SSNF chromosome XVIII, L_crocea_2.0, whole genome shotgun sequence genome:
AAAACTACATCAGGTGCCTTTGGGCGGTGCGGATCCCACACTACTGTACCTGCTCCATAGATGGGCATGCGATGATTTGAAGGTCTTCTCCGCTGTATTCCTCCTGAAGCAAAGCGTGCAGTCTTTGGAATACCTGCTGGATGTTATTCTGTGGAAAAAGCCATCCTATTACTGAGTGCTGCAGGGAAATTAATACTACATTTCCATCTGGCCTACGTCCCCTCACTATCTTGTTTCCATGTCAACCGCTAGaattttgtttctctctcattcAGCTTCACCTGGCACCTTGATGAACAGTACACAGGCAGCACAAAGATTTCTCTATTAGAGTTCAATCGCGCTGATAATTTATAGCTAAAGGCACAATCTCCAAGTCAAAGAGTCGAGTTAAATCACAGGGTTGTAAATATATCTTTCCAGAATCGATTGACCGGCCTTTAACTCCAGTCGAACCTGTTGgacttattattataattaatgatTGGACAAACATATGGTATCCCTGCTTTGTAAATGAGCTTTACCAATGACTTGAAAGGAAACTGACTCATGCAGTGCAATGCTACAAACTAGCGTTTCTGCCACCCACCCGGACAGGCTTGAAAAGGATGAACTCCGTGTCTCTATTGGCTAAGTACAAGGACATGCTCTGTAAAGTGCTTGGCAGCTTGCTCTTCATCACCCGGTAGGTAGCCATCACTATATCGTTGATCTTtgctgaaaagagaaaaaaaaaatagtgaggggggaaaaaaaaaagaaacactgacatGCCCTCTAGCATTCGCTATACGAGTTTTGATGAATTACAGTATGATGCCAGTGGCGTTTCCTGAGACAAATCTTACCTGGCTGTGCCCAAGGTTGCTGAGACAGACTGTACGTGGGACCACCTTGGATGGCCATTGTTTTAAGAGCTGCGACCTGAGCGAGTGCAGAAAcggtcaaaacaaaaacattagatTCTGAAAAGACTTCATCTACTGTAAGCCGAGCACAAAGAAGCTGCGCTGCCAATTGGGCCAACTCCGTCTTTAATTAGACAAAGAGTAGCGTTAAAGTAGACAATAGAAAACTGAGCGAGGTTGGTATGAAAACAGCCTACAGCTAATTATTGCAGCACAATTACTGCATTGAAAGactcaaaacaataaaacatcaaaacacactaATACCTAGTAACAGAGATGTCctagatgaaaaagaaaaagccatttTATCTTCAGTTGTCAGTAAAATACTGAGACCTTCAGTCAATCAATGAAAAAGCAaatgataattttttttttttttaaataaaaaaaggtaaaagctGGAAAAGAAATGAAGGTCAGGGATGAGCCGTCGCTGCCTCGGGCTAAGTCTGCCTTCGCTCTAACAGTTACCTTGGTGAGAAACTCCTCAAGGTTCCCCACAAAGATCTGAGTCTGCTGCTGGATGAACTGCTCGCAGCTGAACTTCAGGTGTCGGTCCACGTCCTTTTTGGAGTCAATGTAGTGCTCCTTTATCTCGGGTGTTCCCTAGTGGCCACAGAAACAAAAGGGGTTTAGCAGTATCAATGGGCACGGTGCTATCAAGTACATTTGGTGTGTGGTTAAGTTTGATAAAATGAAAtaggggagggaaaaaaaataactacCTCCAACAGGAATTCAAGTATGGCGTTGTGACTGTTAAGTCGGAAGAATTTGGGAACGGCCTTAGGGTTGAGGATTTTGAAGGCGGCATCTGAACACAAAGCAGAGATTAAATCTAAGCTGGTGTAGGATTAGAGTGCCCTCTAGTGCTGCACATTCAGTATGACCTTGACTGAGACAAGGGTGATAGGAGGAGCGACTCTGCCCTGTGAGCCAGCCGTTAATGTACATTATGGTGTTGGATTACACTGTAATTTCCACATTAATTGTTGCCACTGGTGCATGTGATAGGCACAAGTTGCTTAATGAGCATGAGAATGTAATGACTGGCTTTATGGCGCCGAACACCAATGTTCCCTACACCTTTAATTATCTTACCTCGCGTTTTCTTCAGGTCCAGTGAGATTTCCTTGATGGCAAAGTCGGTGTGAAATGGGGCAATCTGTTCACGCATTATCAGCAGGTGCTTGATCAGGAAAAGTTGCCCATCTATTTGCGTCTACGGAAAGTGATAGCACACTGTTAAATCCACACTGCAGGCTGCCAAACACAAAAGGGCATCTGCTGACTAGCCGAGCTACAAAGGACATAAAAAGCACAGGCTTAGAGACGATAAGGGAATATGTCTAATTAATAACTGCTGATTAACCATAGCTGGAAAGGGACATAttactgtgacaaaaaaaaggaagctgaAACCACTGATTGCCCAGCTAGTGACTAAAACATTGGAAAAAAAGACACCGTCAACACCAGGTGGGAACGCATCCTCTGAGATTGATGCTGCGGCTTTAATTTGAAGTGTTAGGTTGAATCGGGCCAGTTTAGCACAGATAGACAGCAAATTTGAAGGTGGAAAAGACCGGTAAATAAAAAGGATCGTCTGCTCATACACTCATAACTAAACATGCATAATAAAGCGCCCattaaaatacactttaaatGACATCCCAGCTGCTTTAGTTAGGGATACTGTAGCCGGAGGCAAATTGAATAACAGAGCGCTTTTTATCTGAGAGGGAGCTGATCTTATTCACTGTGTTAAAACACAAGCTCTTTTCAAgctatttaataatgaaaaccTGAAAGTTGagtaaaaataacacacacacaaaaaaaaatacaattctgAAACCATGTGTGCCAACCTTATTTTTAAGGATGATATCTGAGGCTTTAAGCAGAGACTGGATGCAGGCAGATAAGGCTTCTTGAGATAAACCCTGGAAGACCGCTCTCTGGAAAAAGACCAAGTCACAGTAAGACACAAGGATAAGCTAAAGTGGAAAAACTATACGCCACACGTCCTGACATACTTTAGGATAGCTATACATTAAGCATAAATCAAAAACTCACATCTATACATCTGTAGAGCTTGGACAGACAAACCAGCGTTCGTCTGACAGTAGGGTACCACATGCCGTGCAGATCAGCGGGAGAGATCGACGTCTGTAGGCTCGACGCTTCTATGTTCCCTGTGTCCATtgaacaaaaaagagagaaacaatcAGGCAACTGACAAAAACACCAAAGCTAGTGAAAACACAATGTTGAATCACGGACCGGCGTTACTGTTTCTTCTGCCATCAGGATCCTCGAGCTGAACATCAGAAAACATGGACTCCTGTGACATCTGCTTCATCTGCTCTTCCTTCAAGCTTTGAGCAATTCTCTTTtgatgacacaaaaaaagagaaggcaagagtTAGATTGAAAGCATCAGACCCTGAAAAGTCATGCGTTTTTTCGACAACAGGTTTTTAAACGAACAGAAAATAAGCTCGACACAGACGGAAAGCCGCATAAATATCTAAAGAAATGCCAAGAGCATCACCATAAGATTTCATAGTAAGGAAATAGTGTGGATGCAAGACATTCCAGAGCTGTTAAATGTAAGTTAAGtcttgtatatatatttatatacaatgTTCTAGATATTTACTACACCAAAGACCAACCCAACCACATAGTGAGTTGAGAGAACTTTCATAAACATTCAGAAACCAAAAGACCTTTTGGGACTTGACATTTCATTGACTTCAAGCAAGTTGAAATCAAAAGAATCTTTGCATTAACTACTAATgcaaatattcattagtatcccagaagaaatgatgaaaatattcATCGGCTGAAGCTGTAATCGTGTTTGTGTAAAGCCGGTTCAGTAGAAGCTGTAGGGTACCTCCATCATCTCCAGTTTCTCGGGATAGGCCAGATCCCCTGGAGCTGGGTTGTAGCCTGTGATATCGGTCTGAATGTAAATGTGGGTCCTGTAAACTAGCCTCTCCTGGACATCCTCCAGCATCTGCTTCACCACTGCATCAAAGGCCCCCAACTGAGTGGCTACAGAAAAAGCACAGAAGAGGTCGGTTTACAGTTGAACCGATAGCAAAGTCATAACAAAGGTCCGACACTTTGTTGTGAATAGATCATCTGATTCAGGACCCCAAGGTCTTCAGTATAAAGTTGCTGTAAATTGATGGGAAATCATAAAGGTTAGATGATTTTTTTGCACGTGTTACACATGTTTTATGAGTCCAGGCAAAAGGTTTAATCCACATCCGTGTCTTCGTATCGAAGCTTTGAGGAGAAGAAAAGCTCTAAACCTACCATTGTTATGGACGTGGTCTTCCAGCATCTCATTCTTGAGGATGCTGCAGAGTTCGGACAGGGTTTCCAGGTGGATGATGTGAATGATAAGAGGCCGGAGGACGTCATACAGGGACAAACACAGCTTCTCCAGCAGCTCGCTGTtggagattaaaaaataaaataaacaccttGTAATTACTTTGTACAACTGAGAGAAAATTACACCTTCTGTTCCTTTCAATCTTTCCTTCAAGTTAAGGAATAAAGAAATGCCTAAAAATAATTATGCAAACTGTTAAATAAGAGTAGTAATAGCGATACAAATTGTCTTCCCATGCTGTGTAAAATTGGTATTTCAAACACCAAACAAGGAAAACTTGAAATGGCTATCATGCATTTTAAAGTGTCACgccttaaacaaacacacactgtgtggatgtgtgtgttacaggaaGTTAcaggccctgtgtgtgtgtgttttagtgatCATGTTGCCAGCGAGGCGTGGGATACTGACTCTAGTTTAGGCGTAGGTTTAGAGAAGAACTCGTTGAACAGTTGGTGTTCGTCCTGACAAACGTGAACCATGAAGGCGCAGCCACTGCGAACCTGGAAAATAcaaagataatttaaaaaaaaaatgttcacctGCTGCTGATACTTCGGTCTCGGCTGCACTTCAGACAGGCTAACACATTCTCCCACACAGATGACAGGGCACCCATTACAGCAGATCAATAACGAGGTGCAgtttcattaaaacaataatctCGGATAGGTGGTGCGGCTGTTATGGCGTGTGCTTCGTGATATTCTGACCTTTAATTAAAAGGATCCCCATCAAGCCaattagtgttttttaaatgccaacacaacatgaaaatacataGCCTGTCCAGGCACCAAAATTAGATCAGTTATTTCTAAAgtattaatttaaaatacaaatattttagcATGAGTTATTCTTCCAACCTTTTAGGTCGGTTCAATTTTTAAACACTGGAGGAGCACGGCGCGAAAGTCACTGCTTTTCGGATGAGCTGTGACAGAGTATACAAACAACCGCGCACAAGCAATTTTACTTGTgaacaaaacaggagaaaaagctTTGGATGGCTGCTGTACACACTCTCGGGGTTATACTCATTTATCATGCGCACAGCTTTGTGTCTGTACCAAACACTCCAGAAAAATATCCCAGAGGGGGCCCACGCTGTGCATTCTTCGCAAGCTCAAATGTCACCTTACTGCAGCTAAAAAGGGCAGCTCTGCTTTGAACCCGGTCATGCCTCACCAGAGCGCAGTGGTCTTTGCTGTTCTGGTTGGTCAGGTCAGTAATGGTGGATGTAATGCTCGGACTGAGGAGCTGCTCCCTCTGGTCAAGGTAGCACTGATGGATTTCTTCCAGGAGCTGATGGTATCTGCTCACATCGATATAAGGAGAGATGAGTTAATTTAGCACTGtaggaaaaatatatatatatatattacaggaatgttaatgctgctgttttatCCTGGAGAAATGCTATTACTCACTCTGGAATCTTCTCGGCTCGCTGTTCTATCTGTTCAATCAGCGACTGGAATAAAGaacaaatgtaatttaatcaCAGAAGATTATCTATGCATGATTTCAGTgggtaaaaaaaagtgttatacTCACTCTAACTTTAGGTGCGACTGCTCTGAACTTAACATAGTAAAGTGTGAAGGCGTTGTCTGCGTTGGTCAGGCCCATCGGATCCTAAAGGGAGACGAGCGACAAACAAAGTATCGATATCAGAACAGACACAGACGGTAACAATACACCGGGAATGTGACTTTTGCCTTACCCTTTTGGTTAACTGGCTCGTGAGGTTCTGCATAGTGTTTACAATGTAGATCTTCATGAAGTGCATAGCTTTGGAGAGACACTGTTTAAACTTGGTCAAATAAACCGGATAGTCCTTGAAATTTGGCTGCAAACGATCAGAGAGAGCGAGTGTTAGTATGGCTGGTATAAATGTGCATCGGttaaacagaaaacattcaaacgT
Encoded here:
- the cog3 gene encoding conserved oligomeric Golgi complex subunit 3, whose protein sequence is MSFTDQSLLDLTDKETREKLSLWDRRTDATAPLTDRQMDSVLELRAAAETLAVPSELPIEDLCSLSSRSLQSSFTATVPASTEDVLLKGFQMLDMENDRIETAQQFFAWFANLQANMDQDESVKYRKTRDDLNCYQEQCDAILKDVSTALEHLDSLQKQYLFVSNKTGTLHEACEQLLKEQSELVDLAESIQQKLSYFNELETINTKLNSPALSVNSDGFIPMLSRLDDCIEYVSSHPNFKDYPVYLTKFKQCLSKAMHFMKIYIVNTMQNLTSQLTKRDPMGLTNADNAFTLYYVKFRAVAPKVRSLIEQIEQRAEKIPEYHQLLEEIHQCYLDQREQLLSPSITSTITDLTNQNSKDHCALVRSGCAFMVHVCQDEHQLFNEFFSKPTPKLDELLEKLCLSLYDVLRPLIIHIIHLETLSELCSILKNEMLEDHVHNNATQLGAFDAVVKQMLEDVQERLVYRTHIYIQTDITGYNPAPGDLAYPEKLEMMERIAQSLKEEQMKQMSQESMFSDVQLEDPDGRRNSNAGNIEASSLQTSISPADLHGMWYPTVRRTLVCLSKLYRCIDRAVFQGLSQEALSACIQSLLKASDIILKNKTQIDGQLFLIKHLLIMREQIAPFHTDFAIKEISLDLKKTRDAAFKILNPKAVPKFFRLNSHNAILEFLLEGTPEIKEHYIDSKKDVDRHLKFSCEQFIQQQTQIFVGNLEEFLTKVAALKTMAIQGGPTYSLSQQPWAQPAKINDIVMATYRVMKSKLPSTLQSMSLYLANRDTEFILFKPVRNNIQQVFQRLHALLQEEYSGEDLQIIACPSMEQINLLLSVNK